A genomic region of Natrarchaeobaculum sulfurireducens contains the following coding sequences:
- a CDS encoding ArsR family transcriptional regulator produces MLRRIELEVLATVERGDTISELATKLDHSESYLSRAVGDLVEKRLVYTERDGRRKCVTPSDSRAVEIYQDLVRQHSHIDFSELLTGKALEVLYYLDQPRTVTDVAERSGNYRNTVNRILKQLRDRGLVGTDDSRYHFNGDFDRLHKFARELVHHLHRQRLESVAPNGTILWRDYDEFLSQTEIEIEAENFHETGLARFAAFDLQFLLTHHRYYLYSEDLEDVSPAELCCHTLLIDDGSRHHSYCLLLLSHVDIDKSDLREQAAKYGLDDEIDTLLRYLETQGAVDSDRLPEWDEFQKLAADYEVDLPQ; encoded by the coding sequence GTGCTGCGACGAATCGAACTCGAGGTCCTCGCTACCGTCGAACGTGGTGATACGATCTCGGAGCTCGCGACGAAGCTCGACCACAGCGAGAGTTACCTCTCCCGTGCTGTCGGAGATCTCGTCGAGAAGAGGCTGGTCTATACGGAACGTGACGGCCGCCGTAAATGTGTCACACCCTCAGATTCCCGGGCTGTTGAAATATACCAGGATCTCGTCCGCCAGCACTCTCATATCGACTTTTCCGAGTTACTGACGGGAAAAGCCCTCGAGGTACTGTATTACCTCGACCAGCCACGGACCGTTACTGACGTCGCCGAACGGAGCGGCAACTATCGCAACACCGTCAACCGGATTCTCAAACAGCTGCGCGACCGTGGCCTCGTCGGCACTGATGACAGCCGCTACCATTTCAACGGTGACTTCGACCGACTGCACAAGTTTGCTCGCGAACTTGTGCACCATCTGCATCGACAGCGTCTCGAATCGGTTGCGCCGAACGGGACGATTCTCTGGAGGGACTACGACGAATTTCTTTCCCAGACCGAGATAGAGATCGAGGCAGAGAACTTCCACGAGACCGGGCTTGCGCGGTTCGCGGCCTTCGATCTCCAGTTTCTGCTGACCCACCACCGATACTACCTCTACTCTGAGGACCTAGAGGACGTCTCGCCGGCGGAGCTCTGCTGTCACACGTTGCTGATCGACGATGGGTCCCGTCACCACTCGTACTGTCTCCTGTTGCTCAGCCACGTCGACATCGACAAGAGCGACCTCCGAGAGCAAGCCGCGAAATACGGCCTCGATGACGAAATCGACACCCTGCTCCGATATCTCGAGACGCAGGGAGCAGT